The Flavobacterium marginilacus genome window below encodes:
- a CDS encoding glyoxalase — MDQRDKLIKELRGESLGESNIQSSSEELFQNEVIRPILKLQNDLFIASFLNYISKYKRDFYAKSVESKLAVIENAIQKDIKFRNALKGMVIALFTTDEYALYIQNSSSLNKRMMNLLIERLKSQVQLFDQGN, encoded by the coding sequence ATGGATCAGAGAGATAAATTAATCAAGGAACTTCGCGGAGAATCATTGGGAGAATCAAATATTCAGTCGTCTTCGGAAGAGTTATTTCAAAATGAGGTTATTAGGCCGATTTTAAAATTGCAGAACGATTTGTTTATTGCTTCTTTTCTAAATTATATCAGTAAATACAAAAGGGATTTTTACGCAAAATCGGTTGAAAGCAAATTGGCTGTCATCGAAAACGCCATTCAAAAAGACATCAAATTCCGAAATGCTTTGAAAGGAATGGTTATTGCCCTATTTACAACTGATGAGTATGCACTTTATATTCAAAATTCCTCTAGTCTCAACAAAAGAATGATGAACTTATTGATTGAAAGATTAAA